One Camelina sativa cultivar DH55 chromosome 3, Cs, whole genome shotgun sequence genomic window carries:
- the LOC104759466 gene encoding protein LHY isoform X1, with protein sequence MDTTNTSGGEELLTKARKPYTITKQRERWTEDEHERFLEALRLYGRAWQRIEEHIGTKTAVQIRSHAQKFFTKLEKEAETKGIPVCQALDIEIPPPRPKRKPNTPYPRKPGNNVTSSSQVSSAKDAKLVSSASSSQCNNHAFLDLEKMPFSEKTSTEKENQDDSCSGVSTMNKYPLPKKVTPRKGNADIETSKNSTVHNAVQDVPKKNKDKDGNDGTVHSLQNYPWHFHADIVNGNIPKCPQNHPSGMVSQDFMFHPMREEIHGHGNRQATTTASASTTTTCHQAFPACHSQDDYRSFLQMSSTFSNLIMSTLLQNSAAHAAATYAASVWPYASAGNYGDSSTPVSFSPPSIAAIAAATVAAATAWWASHGLLPVCAPAPVTCVPLPTDAVPTPAMTEMDTVENAQPLLEKQNTALQDQNLASKSPDSSSDDSEETGVTKLNAVSKTNGDKIEEVIVTAAVHDSNVTKKKNLVDRSSCGSNTPSGSDVETDALDKMEKDNEEVKETDENQPDVNELNNRKIKLRDNNNNQATDSWKEVSEEGRIAFQALFARERLPQSFSPPLLAENVNGRQSDTSMPLAPDFKVQASCDADQERLVMIGVGPGKSLKTRQTGFKPYKRCSMELTENQVGNTNNQSDEKVCKRLRLEGEAST encoded by the exons ATGGATACTACTAATACATCTGGTGGAGAAGAATTATTAACTAAG GCAAGAAAGCCATATACAATAACAAAGCAGCGAGAACGATGGACAGAGGATGAGCATGAGAGGTTTTTAGAAGCCTTGAGGCTTTATGGAAGGGCTTGGCAGCGAATTGAAG AACATATTGGAACAAAGACTGCTGTTCAGATCAGAAGTCATGCACAAAAGTTCTTCACTAAG TTGGAGAAAGAGGCTGAAACAAAAGGTATACCTGTCTGTCAAGCTCTGGACATAGAAATCCCACCTCCTCGTCCTAAACGAAAACCCAATACTCCTTATCCTCGCAAACCTGGGAATAACGTTACATCTTCCTCACAAGTATCAtcagcaaaagatgcaaaactTGTTTCGTCTGCCTCTTCGTCACAGTGTAATAATCACGCCTTCTTGGATTTGGAAAAAATGCCGTTTTCAGAG aAAACATcaactgaaaaagaaaatcaagatgATAGTTGCTCGGGGGTTTCAACTATGAACAAGTATCCCTTACCAAAGAAAGTAACTCCAAGAAAG GGAAATGCCGATATTGAAACAAGTAAGAACTCAACCGTGCACAATGCGGTTCAAGATGTTCCTAAGAAGAATAAAGACAAAGATGGTAACGATGGTACTGTGCACAGCCTGCAGAACTACCCTTGGCATTTCCACGCAGATATTGTAAACGGGAATATCCCAAAATGTCCTCAAAATCATCCCTCAGGTATGGTATCTCAAGACTTCATGTTTCATCCTATGAGAGAAGAAATTCACGGGCACGGAAATCGTCAGGCTACTACTACAGCATCTGCTTCTACTACTACAACTTGTCATCAAGCGTTTCCAGCTTGTCATTCACAGGATGATTACCGTTCGTTTCTCCAGATGTCATCTACCTTCTCCAATCTTATTATGTCAACTCTCCTACAGAACTCTGCAGCTCATGCTGCAGCTACATATGCTGCTTCCGTTTGGCCTTATGCGAGTGCTGGGAATTATGGAGATTCATCAACCCCGGTGAGCTTTTCTCCTCCAAGTATAGCTGCCATTGCTGCTGCTACAGTAGCTGCTGCAACTGCTTGGTGGGCTTCTCATGGACTGCTTCCTGTATGTGCTCCAGCTCCAGTTACATGTGTTCCATTACCAACCGATGCGGTTCCAACTCCAGCGATGACTGAGATGGATACCGTTGAAAATGCTCAACCACTGcttgagaaacaaaacacagcTCTGCAAGATCAAAACTTGGCTTCGAAATCTCCAGATTCATCATCTGATGATTCAGAGGAGACCGGAGTAACCAAGCTAAACGCTGTCTCAAAAACTAATGGTGATAAGATTGAGGAAGTTATTGTAACTGCTGCTGTGCATGATTCAAACGTTACCAAGAAGAAAAATCTGGTGGATCGCTCATCGTGTGGCTCAAACACACCTTCAGGGAGTGATGTGGAAACAGATGCATTGGATAAAATGGAGAAAGATAACGAGGAAGTGAAGGAGACAGATGAAAATCAACCAGATGTAAATGAGTTAAATAACCGTAAGATTAAATtgagagacaacaacaacaaccaagcTACTGATTCGTGGAAGGAAGTCTCCGAAGAG gGCCGTATAGCGTTTCAGGCTCTCTTTGCAAGAGAAAGATTACCTCAAAGCTTTTCACCTCCTCTATTGGCAGAGAATGTGAATGGGAGACAAAGTGACACGTCAATGCCGTTGGCTCCTGATTTCAAAGTTCAAGCTTCTTGTGATGCAGACCAAGAAAGACTAGTAATGATCGGTGTTGGACCTGGCAAGAGTCTCAAAACGAGACAAACAGGGTTTAAACCATACAAGAGATGTTCAATGGAGCTGACAGAGAACCAAGTTGGGAACACAAACAATCAAAGTGATGAAAAAGTCTGCAAAAGGCTTCGATTGGAAGGAGAAGCTTCTACATGA
- the LOC104759466 gene encoding protein LHY isoform X2: MPFSEKTSTEKENQDDSCSGVSTMNKYPLPKKVTPRKGNADIETSKNSTVHNAVQDVPKKNKDKDGNDGTVHSLQNYPWHFHADIVNGNIPKCPQNHPSGMVSQDFMFHPMREEIHGHGNRQATTTASASTTTTCHQAFPACHSQDDYRSFLQMSSTFSNLIMSTLLQNSAAHAAATYAASVWPYASAGNYGDSSTPVSFSPPSIAAIAAATVAAATAWWASHGLLPVCAPAPVTCVPLPTDAVPTPAMTEMDTVENAQPLLEKQNTALQDQNLASKSPDSSSDDSEETGVTKLNAVSKTNGDKIEEVIVTAAVHDSNVTKKKNLVDRSSCGSNTPSGSDVETDALDKMEKDNEEVKETDENQPDVNELNNRKIKLRDNNNNQATDSWKEVSEEGRIAFQALFARERLPQSFSPPLLAENVNGRQSDTSMPLAPDFKVQASCDADQERLVMIGVGPGKSLKTRQTGFKPYKRCSMELTENQVGNTNNQSDEKVCKRLRLEGEAST; this comes from the exons ATGCCGTTTTCAGAG aAAACATcaactgaaaaagaaaatcaagatgATAGTTGCTCGGGGGTTTCAACTATGAACAAGTATCCCTTACCAAAGAAAGTAACTCCAAGAAAG GGAAATGCCGATATTGAAACAAGTAAGAACTCAACCGTGCACAATGCGGTTCAAGATGTTCCTAAGAAGAATAAAGACAAAGATGGTAACGATGGTACTGTGCACAGCCTGCAGAACTACCCTTGGCATTTCCACGCAGATATTGTAAACGGGAATATCCCAAAATGTCCTCAAAATCATCCCTCAGGTATGGTATCTCAAGACTTCATGTTTCATCCTATGAGAGAAGAAATTCACGGGCACGGAAATCGTCAGGCTACTACTACAGCATCTGCTTCTACTACTACAACTTGTCATCAAGCGTTTCCAGCTTGTCATTCACAGGATGATTACCGTTCGTTTCTCCAGATGTCATCTACCTTCTCCAATCTTATTATGTCAACTCTCCTACAGAACTCTGCAGCTCATGCTGCAGCTACATATGCTGCTTCCGTTTGGCCTTATGCGAGTGCTGGGAATTATGGAGATTCATCAACCCCGGTGAGCTTTTCTCCTCCAAGTATAGCTGCCATTGCTGCTGCTACAGTAGCTGCTGCAACTGCTTGGTGGGCTTCTCATGGACTGCTTCCTGTATGTGCTCCAGCTCCAGTTACATGTGTTCCATTACCAACCGATGCGGTTCCAACTCCAGCGATGACTGAGATGGATACCGTTGAAAATGCTCAACCACTGcttgagaaacaaaacacagcTCTGCAAGATCAAAACTTGGCTTCGAAATCTCCAGATTCATCATCTGATGATTCAGAGGAGACCGGAGTAACCAAGCTAAACGCTGTCTCAAAAACTAATGGTGATAAGATTGAGGAAGTTATTGTAACTGCTGCTGTGCATGATTCAAACGTTACCAAGAAGAAAAATCTGGTGGATCGCTCATCGTGTGGCTCAAACACACCTTCAGGGAGTGATGTGGAAACAGATGCATTGGATAAAATGGAGAAAGATAACGAGGAAGTGAAGGAGACAGATGAAAATCAACCAGATGTAAATGAGTTAAATAACCGTAAGATTAAATtgagagacaacaacaacaaccaagcTACTGATTCGTGGAAGGAAGTCTCCGAAGAG gGCCGTATAGCGTTTCAGGCTCTCTTTGCAAGAGAAAGATTACCTCAAAGCTTTTCACCTCCTCTATTGGCAGAGAATGTGAATGGGAGACAAAGTGACACGTCAATGCCGTTGGCTCCTGATTTCAAAGTTCAAGCTTCTTGTGATGCAGACCAAGAAAGACTAGTAATGATCGGTGTTGGACCTGGCAAGAGTCTCAAAACGAGACAAACAGGGTTTAAACCATACAAGAGATGTTCAATGGAGCTGACAGAGAACCAAGTTGGGAACACAAACAATCAAAGTGATGAAAAAGTCTGCAAAAGGCTTCGATTGGAAGGAGAAGCTTCTACATGA
- the LOC104759466 gene encoding soluble inorganic pyrophosphatase 1 isoform X4 → MEKDNEEVKETDENQPDLQRPAPRLNERILSSLSRRSVAAHPWHDLEIGPGAPQIFNVVVEITKGSKVKYELDKKTGLIKVDRILYSSVVYPHNYGFVPRTLCEDNDPIDVLVIMQEPVLPGCFLRARAIGLMPMIDQGEKDDKIIAVCVDDPEYKHYTDIKELPPHRLSEIRRFFEDYKKNENKEVAVNDFLPSGDAIGAIQYSMDLYAEYILHTLRR, encoded by the exons ATGGAGAAAGATAACGAGGAAGTGAAGGAGACAGATGAAAATCAACCAGAT CTGCAGCGACCTGCTCCTCGTCTTAACGAGAGGATTCTCTCATCCTTGTCAAGACGTTCTGTAGCTGCACATCCATGGCATGATCTTGAGATTG GACCTGGAGCTCCACAGATTTTCAACGTG GTTGTGGAGATCACAAAAGGAAGCAAGGTCAAATATGAACTTGACAAAAAGACAGGACTCATCAAG GTTGATCGTATTCTGTACTCATCAGTTGTGTACCCTCACAACTACGGTTTTGTTCCTCGCACATTGTGTGAAGACAATGACCCAATTGATGTATTAGTCATCATGCAG GAACCTGTCCTTCCCGGTTGTTTCCTGCGTGCCAGAGCCATTGGATTAATGCCTATGATTGATCAG GGTGAAAAAGATGACAAGATCATTGCTGTTTGTGTTGATGATCCTGAGTACAAGCATTACACTGACATCAAAGAACTTCCTCCTCACCGTCTCTCTGAAATCCGTCGTTTCTTTGAAGACT ACAAGAAAAACGAGAACAAGGAAGTTGCAGTGAATGATTTTCTCCCATCTGGGGATGCTATTGGAGCTATCCAGTACTCAAT GGACCTCTATGCTGAATACATTCTCCATACCCTGAGGCGTTGA
- the LOC104759466 gene encoding soluble inorganic pyrophosphatase 1 isoform X3 has protein sequence MSEEGNEDQKLQRPAPRLNERILSSLSRRSVAAHPWHDLEIGPGAPQIFNVVVEITKGSKVKYELDKKTGLIKVDRILYSSVVYPHNYGFVPRTLCEDNDPIDVLVIMQEPVLPGCFLRARAIGLMPMIDQGEKDDKIIAVCVDDPEYKHYTDIKELPPHRLSEIRRFFEDYKKNENKEVAVNDFLPSGDAIGAIQYSMDLYAEYILHTLRR, from the exons ATGAGTGAAGAAGGGAATGAAGACCAGAAGCTGCAGCGACCTGCTCCTCGTCTTAACGAGAGGATTCTCTCATCCTTGTCAAGACGTTCTGTAGCTGCACATCCATGGCATGATCTTGAGATTG GACCTGGAGCTCCACAGATTTTCAACGTG GTTGTGGAGATCACAAAAGGAAGCAAGGTCAAATATGAACTTGACAAAAAGACAGGACTCATCAAG GTTGATCGTATTCTGTACTCATCAGTTGTGTACCCTCACAACTACGGTTTTGTTCCTCGCACATTGTGTGAAGACAATGACCCAATTGATGTATTAGTCATCATGCAG GAACCTGTCCTTCCCGGTTGTTTCCTGCGTGCCAGAGCCATTGGATTAATGCCTATGATTGATCAG GGTGAAAAAGATGACAAGATCATTGCTGTTTGTGTTGATGATCCTGAGTACAAGCATTACACTGACATCAAAGAACTTCCTCCTCACCGTCTCTCTGAAATCCGTCGTTTCTTTGAAGACT ACAAGAAAAACGAGAACAAGGAAGTTGCAGTGAATGATTTTCTCCCATCTGGGGATGCTATTGGAGCTATCCAGTACTCAAT GGACCTCTATGCTGAATACATTCTCCATACCCTGAGGCGTTGA
- the LOC104759505 gene encoding B3 domain-containing transcription factor NGA3-like: MDLSLAPTATTSSDQEQDRDQELTSNIGASSSSGTGNNLPMMMLPPPEKEHMFDKVVTPSDVGKLNRLVIPKQHAERYFPLDSSNNQNGTLLNFQDRNGKMWRFRYSYWNSSQSYVMTKGWSRFVKEKKLDAGDIVSFQRGIGDESERSKLYIDWRHRPDMSLVQAHQFGNFGFNFNFPTTSQYSNRFLPLPEYNAVPIHRSLNIGNHQRSYYNNNNQRQEFVGYGTYGNLAGRCYYTGSPLDQRNIVGSEPLVIESVPVVPGRLTPVMLPPPPSTAGKRLRLFGVNMECGNDYSQQEESWVVPRGEIGASSSSSSALRLNLSTDHDDDGDGGDDDQFAKKGKSSFSLNFNP, from the coding sequence ATGGATCTATCCCTAGCGCCGACAGCAACAACAAGTTCGGACCAAGAACAAGACAGAGACCAAGAATTAACCTCCAACATCGGAGCAAGCAGCAGCTCCGGCACCGGAAACAACCTTCCGATGATGATGCTTCCGCCGCCGGAGAAAGAACACATGTTCGACAAAGTGGTAACACCAAGCGACGTCGGAAAACTCAACAGACTGGTGATCCCTAAACAACACGCGGAGAGGTATTTCCCACTAGACTCATCTAACAACCAAAACGGCACGCTGTTGAATTTCCAAGACAGAAACGGCAAGATGTGGAGATTCCGTTACTCGTATTGGAACTCTAGCCAGAGCTACGTGATGACCAAAGGATGGAGCCGTTTCGTCAAAGAGAAGAAGCTCGACGCGGGAGACATCGTCTCTTTCCAACGAGGCATCGGTGATGAGTCCGAGAGATCGAAGCTTTACATAGATTGGAGGCACAGACCAGACATGAGCCTCGTCCAGGCACATCAGTTTGGTAATTTcggtttcaatttcaatttcccGACCACTTCTCAATATTCCAACAGATTTCTTCCATTGCCGGAGTATAACGCCGTCCCGATTCACCGGAGCTTGAACATAGGAAACCACCAACGTTCTTATTACAATAACAACAACCAGCGTCAAGAGTTTGTAGGGTATGGTACTTATGGGAATTTAGCTGGAAGGTGTTACTACACGGGATCACCGTTGGATCAGAGGAACATCGTTGGATCAGAGCCGTTGGTTATAGAGTCAGTCCCTGTGGTTCCCGGGAGATTAACGCCAGTGATGTTACCTCCGCCTCCTTCTACAGCGGGAAAGAGACTAAGGCTCTTTGGGGTGAATATGGAATGTGGTAATGACTATAGCCAACAAGAAGAGTCTTGGGTGGTGCCACGTGGGGAAATTggtgcatcttcttcttcttcttcagctctacGACTAAATTTATCTACTGaccatgatgatgatggtgatggtggtgatgatgatcaatTTGCTAAGAAAGGGAAgtcttcattttctctcaatTTCAATCCATGA
- the LOC104759526 gene encoding protein arv1 homolog, which produces MASEYRCVGCGFRVKSLFIQYSPGNIRIMKCGNCKEVADKYIECERMIIFIDLILHRPKVYRHVLYNAINPETVNIQHLMWKLVFAYLLLDSYRSLLLRRTDEKSSFCESSVLISIKVLIGVLSANAAFVFSFAIAAKSLLNEVSRRREIVLGILISSYFKIFLLAMLVWEFPMSVIFIVDILILTSNSMALKVMTESTATRCIAVCLIAHLVRFLVGQIFEPTTFLTQYGSLMYLSSLFRIAWEVSEASRLPARIDMGQVYGYNPMETR; this is translated from the exons aTGGCGAGTGAATACAGATGCGTGGGATGTGGGTTTAGGGTTAAGTCATTGTTCATTCAATACTCTCCTGGTAACATTCGTATCATGAAATGC gGAAACTGCAAGGAAGTAGCAGACAAATACATCGAGTGTGAACGCATG atcattttcattgatttaATCCTTCACAGACCAAAGGTGTATAGACACGTCCTCTACAATGCAATCAATCCAGAAACTGTCAATATTCAG caTCTGATGTGGAAGCTGGTATTTGCGTATCTTCTTCTAGACTCTT ATAGAAGCTTGTTACTGAGAAGAACTGATGAGAAATCAAGCTTTTGTGAGAGCTCGGTTCTTATATCTATAAAG GTTCTAATCGGTGTTTTATCTGCAAACGCTGCATTTGTCTTCTCTTTTGCCATTGCGGCAAAGAGTTTGCTAAATGAAGTTTCTAG aagaagagagattgtgTTGGGAATATTGATCTCGAGTTACTTCAAGATCTTTCTGCTTGCTATGTTG GTATGGGAGTTCCCAATGTCAGTGATCTTCATTGTTGATATACTTATCTTAACATCAAACTCCATGGCTCTTAAAG TGATGACTGAATCAACGGCCACCAGATGCATAGCCGTATGCTTAATCGCGCACTTGGTTAGATTCTTGGTGGGGCAGATCTTTGAGCCGACAACATTCTTGACACAGTATGGATCTCTGATGTATCTGTCTTCATTATTCAGAATC GCTTGGGAAGTTAGTGAAGCCAGCCGTCTCCCAGCTCGGATAGATATGGGTCAAGTGTACGGATACAATCCTATGGAGACACGTTGA